A region of Enoplosus armatus isolate fEnoArm2 chromosome 14, fEnoArm2.hap1, whole genome shotgun sequence DNA encodes the following proteins:
- the LOC139296375 gene encoding CTD small phosphatase-like protein isoform X2, with translation MDHMSIITQVSNPKEEEIISFNQEKASQSNSSLKKQRSRSIFSTFFCCFRNYNVEPPATNSNTSSLPPPVEENGSPPKPPAKYLLPEMIISDYGKKCVVIDLDETLVHSSFKPISNADFIVPVEIDGTVHQVYVLKRPHVDEFLQKMGELFECVLFTASLAKYADPVADLLDQWGVFRARLFRESCVFHRGNYVKDLSRLGRELSNVIIVDNSPASYIFHPENAVPVQSWFDDMNDTELLDLLPFFEGLSKEEEVYGVLQNLRGR, from the exons ATGGACCACATGTCCATAATAACCCAAGTTTCCAACCCGAAGGAGGAGGAAATCATATCCTTTAACCAGGAAAAAG CGTCCCAGTCGAACAGCAGCCTAAAGAAGCAGAGGAGCCGGAGCATCTTCAGCACGTTCTTCTGCTGCTTCCGCAACTACAATGTGGAGCCGCCAGCCACCAACTCCAACACCAGCTCCTTGCCTCCACCTGTTGAGGAGAATGGATCACCTCCCAAG CCACCAGCCAAATACCTCCTACCAGAGATGATAATATCTGACTATGGCAAAAAGTGTGTGGTGATTGACTTGGATGAAACGCTTGTCCACAGCTCATTCAAG CCCATCAGCAATGCTGATTTCATTGTTCCAGTGGAGATCGACGGTACCGTTCATCAG GTGTATGTGCTGAAACGACCCCATGTGGACGAGTTCCTTCAAAAGATGGGCGAGCTCTTTGAATGTGTGCTCTTTACAGCCAGTCTTGCCAAG TATGCAGACCCTGTGGCAGACCTGCTGGACCAGTGGGGCGTGTTTCGAGCGCGACTCTTTAGGGAATCTTGCGTTTTTCACAGAGGGAACTATGTCAAAGACCTCAGCCGGCTGGGACGAGAGCTCAGCAACGTCATCATTGTCGACAATTCACCCGCCTCTTACATTTTCCACCCAGAAAATGCT GTCCCAGTCCAATCCTGGTTTGACGATATGAATGACACAGAGCTCCTGGACCTGCTGCCTTTCTTTGAGGGACtcagcaaagaagaagaggtttACGGAGTCCTGCAGAATCTGAGAGGCAGGTAG
- the LOC139296375 gene encoding CTD small phosphatase-like protein isoform X1: MDHMSIITQVSNPKEEEIISFNQEKASQSNSSLKKQRSRSIFSTFFCCFRNYNVEPPATNSNTSSLPPPVEENGSPPKCDQVEVIPVPSPPAKYLLPEMIISDYGKKCVVIDLDETLVHSSFKPISNADFIVPVEIDGTVHQVYVLKRPHVDEFLQKMGELFECVLFTASLAKYADPVADLLDQWGVFRARLFRESCVFHRGNYVKDLSRLGRELSNVIIVDNSPASYIFHPENAVPVQSWFDDMNDTELLDLLPFFEGLSKEEEVYGVLQNLRGR, encoded by the exons ATGGACCACATGTCCATAATAACCCAAGTTTCCAACCCGAAGGAGGAGGAAATCATATCCTTTAACCAGGAAAAAG CGTCCCAGTCGAACAGCAGCCTAAAGAAGCAGAGGAGCCGGAGCATCTTCAGCACGTTCTTCTGCTGCTTCCGCAACTACAATGTGGAGCCGCCAGCCACCAACTCCAACACCAGCTCCTTGCCTCCACCTGTTGAGGAGAATGGATCACCTCCCAAG TGTGACCAGGTCGAGGTCATCCCTGTCCCTAGT CCACCAGCCAAATACCTCCTACCAGAGATGATAATATCTGACTATGGCAAAAAGTGTGTGGTGATTGACTTGGATGAAACGCTTGTCCACAGCTCATTCAAG CCCATCAGCAATGCTGATTTCATTGTTCCAGTGGAGATCGACGGTACCGTTCATCAG GTGTATGTGCTGAAACGACCCCATGTGGACGAGTTCCTTCAAAAGATGGGCGAGCTCTTTGAATGTGTGCTCTTTACAGCCAGTCTTGCCAAG TATGCAGACCCTGTGGCAGACCTGCTGGACCAGTGGGGCGTGTTTCGAGCGCGACTCTTTAGGGAATCTTGCGTTTTTCACAGAGGGAACTATGTCAAAGACCTCAGCCGGCTGGGACGAGAGCTCAGCAACGTCATCATTGTCGACAATTCACCCGCCTCTTACATTTTCCACCCAGAAAATGCT GTCCCAGTCCAATCCTGGTTTGACGATATGAATGACACAGAGCTCCTGGACCTGCTGCCTTTCTTTGAGGGACtcagcaaagaagaagaggtttACGGAGTCCTGCAGAATCTGAGAGGCAGGTAG
- the hhatla gene encoding hedgehog acyltransferase like, a produces the protein MGIKAALPRYELYLYTAVLAVAMIWAGSWIFEASSENVNRKAFKESVKPGWHYFGRKMDVADFEWMMWFSTFRNHILFALIGHVIFAKIFTLVAPKHRSLIFGVYGCLAVLITMGWTFMALVLSHCIILYSVALVKSKWMCFAAGLTTLASIKLEPYNSWQEALVTGSFDLQDILFYGGCGFSIMRCMSFALENCEKKDGNYTFSDLLRYNFYLPFFFFGPIMTFDRYHTQVNNTQLTRKEREMWNITTKALLHLAAILLVDVFFHYLYILTIPSDMKLVTKLSDWCLAGLAYSNLVYDWVKAAMMFGIINTVATLDHLDPPQPPKCITMLYVFAETHFDRGINDWLCKYVYDFIGGDHDKIFKELLATFCTFAITTLWLGPCQLVYIWSFFNCFGLNFELWVAKFFSLPPFSTIEGAMGEAMSRRIRGVFNAANFWAIVLYNVLSLNSLEFAKLVGRRLIFKGFPLSTLSVLLVTYCGVQLVKERERKQALLDDPEPTKPVDGDKEKAE, from the exons ATGGGGATCAAGGCTGCCCTCCCCAGATATGAGCTGTATCTCTACACAGCAGTGCTCGCCGTGGCCATGATATGGGCAGGCAGTTGGATATTTGAAGCTTCAAGTG AGAATGTGAACAGAAAAGCCTTCAAAGAAAGTGTGAAACCAGGATGGCATTACTTTGGCAGGAAGATG GATGTTGCGGACTTCGAATGGATGATGTGGTTCTCTACATTCCGCAATCATATCCTCTTTGCTCTCATCGGTCACGTTATCTTTGCCAAGATATTCACCCTGGTGGCTCCAAAG CACAGATCCTTGATCTTTGGTGTGTACGGTTGTTTGGCAGTCCTGATCACCATGGGCTGGACCTTCATGGCCCTGGTTCTGTCTCACTGCATCATACTCTACAGCGTCGCCCTGGTCAAAAGCAAATGGATGTGCTTTGCGGCCGGCCTGACCACGCTGGCCTCCATCAAGCTGGAGCCGTATAACTCCTGGCAG GAAGCCCTGGTGACTGGCTCTTTTGACCTGCAAGACATCCTGTTCTACGGAGGCTGTGGCTTCAGCATCATGCGCTGCATGAGCTTTGCATTGGAGAACTGTGAGAAGAAGGACGGAAACTACACATTCTCCGACCTGCTGAGATACAACTTCTacctccctttcttcttctttggacctATCATGACTTTCGACCGGTATCACACCCAG GTGAACAACACCCAGCTAACCCGCAAGGAAAGGGAGATGTGGAACATCACCACCAAGGCCTTGCTGCATCTGGCTGCTATTCTGCTGGTGGACGTCTTCTTCCACTACCTCTACATCTTGACAATCCCCAGTGACATGAAGCTGGTCACCAAGCTTTCTGACTGGTGTCTGG CTGGTCTGGCTTATTCCAACCTGGTGTACGACTGGGTGAAAGCAGCCATGATGTTTGGTATCATCAACACGGTGGCTACGCTGGACCACCTGGACCCTCCTCAGCCTCCCAAGTGTATCACCATGCTCTATGTCTTCGCTGAGAC gCACTTTGACAGAGGCATCAATGACTGGCTGTGCAA GTATGTTTACGACTTTATTGGTGGGGATCACGATAAAATCTTCAAGGAGCTCCTGGCGACCTTCTGCACCTTCGCCATCACCACCTTGTGGCTGGGCCCATGTCAGCTGGTTTACATCTGGTCCTTTTTCAACTGCTTTGGCCTCAACTTTGAGCTGTGGGTGGCCAAGTTCTTCTCCCTTCCACCATTTTCTACCATAGAG GGTGCAATGGGTGAAGCCATGTCACGCAGGATCCGGGGTGTGTTCAATGCTGCCAACTTCTGGGCCATTGTCCTCTACAATGTTCTCTCCCTGAACAGTTTGGAGTTTGCCAAACTGGTGGGAAGACGACTGATTTTCAAAG GTTTTCCTCTGTCCACCCTCTCAGTGTTACTTGTGACCTACTGTGGTGTGCAGCTggtgaaagaaagggagagaaaacaagccCTGCTGGACGATCCAGAGCCGACGAAGCCAGTAGACggtgacaaagaaaaagcagaataa